In the genome of Candidatus Promineifilum breve, the window GGCGACTACATCCGACCAGGGTATATCCGGCAATTGCGCTCGCGTATCGGACGAAATGCGGCCGGCAGCCTCGCCGATGACTTCCATGAGGCGAATGAGGGCGAGTTCCAATAAGCGATCGGTCGTGAGGTCGTCACGCTCCTTACCGTTTGAGATAGCGATCGCTTCGGCGGTGAAGTCGCGCATGTGACGGAGGCGGATGAGTTCGTCATGGCGCGACATACAGATCCTCCGCTTCGGCCAACACTTCATCGCGGAAGTAGGGGCTGAGGAAACCCGGCGTATTGAGATCGACCTCGCGGCCGATCAGTTCGGTTAATTCGCGTTGGAGGGCGAAAAAGCGCAAGCCAACGCGTGTATCCGGCTCAAATTCCACCAATATATCCAGATCGCTATCGGGTCGAAAGTCATCGCGCAGGGCTGAGCCAAAGACGGCCAGCCGGCGAATGTGGTGGCGGCGGCTGAATTCGGCCAGCGCTTCGCGCGGAAGCGGGACGTGGGCCGACGCCTGAGAAGATGGTTTCTTCATGGCCTTAGTATAGCGCAAATGGGGAAAGAGCGTGATATGCTGTTGCCGCCGCTGGAATAAGCGTCCATGTCATAAAGGTGCTAGGTGCTGGGTGCTAGGTGCTAGGTGCTAGGTGCTAGGTGCTAGGTTCTAGGGAAGAGCGCTCTTCCCCTAGAACCTAGAACCTAACACCTAGAACCTATTCCCACGTCTGCAACTCCTCGCGCACCACGCGGCGCAGGGTGTCCACCAGCGCCTCGCGCTCGACGGCCTGGCGCAAGGTCTCGTTGATCAGGGTTTGGTAGCCGCGCTCGCCGGCCTGGGTCTTGAAATATTCGATCAGACCGGTATCCAACATGATCGTGACCCGTTGTTTACGCGGCGCGGGCCGGCGGCCGACGCGAAACGTGGCCCGATCCAGATCGGCCTGGGTCACCGGCCCGTAGTCGTCGGGATCGTCAAAGGTTGGAGAAGAAGTGACGTTGCTCATCTTTTTCGGCCTCGCGTAGGGAGATAATCCTGATCTCGTCTTCCGTCTCGGTGTGGACTATCACGACGACCTTGTCGCGCATGAGTCCAATGGTTACCCAGCGTTGCTCGCCGTAATCTCGCCGGTCGTCCTCAAATGTGAACGTCGGGCCTTCGAAGACCAGTTCAGCATCGGCGAAGTCCAGGCCGCGCTTCTCCAGCGTCAGGAGCCGTTTGGGTTCATGCCAAGTGAAGCGCATCATACATTATATGCATAATGATATGTATTCGTCAAATGAGTAGCTAACCACCCCTGCACCCCTGCACCCCTGCACCCCTGCACCCCTGCACCCCTGCACCCCTGCACCCCTGCGCCTTAAGAAAGCAACCGCGCCATCTCTCGATAGACCGTCCGCAACTCAGCGGACAGGCCCGGCGCGTCGGCCAGCATCCCGGCCAATGCGCGCTGGACGTTGACCGCGTCCGGCTGCCACAGCCAGGCGATTTGCAGGCGAAAGCCGGGCAGGAGGGTGGCGGTGTAGATGCCTTCGTCGCTGATGTCGATGGGGGTGAAGAGGCCCTGATCGTCGCGGACGTAGAAGTCGGCTTGCTGCTTTTGATGGCGCGGGTCGATGATCCAGTATTCGCCCACGCCGGCCCGCTCGTATTCGCGGAACTTGTCGACGCGGTCGATGGTGACGCTGCCGGGGGAGACGATTTCCACCACGAGATCGGGCGCGCCGTTAAAGCGCCGGTCGTCGATTTGCGCCAGCTTTTCATGGCCGACAAAGAGGATGTCCGGCTCGCGCGATGGGCCGCCGGGCCATAGTTTGACCTCCACCGGGGCTGTTAATACACGGCCCAAGGCCAAATG includes:
- a CDS encoding BrnA antitoxin family protein codes for the protein MSNVTSSPTFDDPDDYGPVTQADLDRATFRVGRRPAPRKQRVTIMLDTGLIEYFKTQAGERGYQTLINETLRQAVEREALVDTLRRVVREELQTWE
- a CDS encoding nucleotidyltransferase family protein; the protein is MKKPSSQASAHVPLPREALAEFSRRHHIRRLAVFGSALRDDFRPDSDLDILVEFEPDTRVGLRFFALQRELTELIGREVDLNTPGFLSPYFRDEVLAEAEDLYVAP
- a CDS encoding HepT-like ribonuclease domain-containing protein; this encodes MSRHDELIRLRHMRDFTAEAIAISNGKERDDLTTDRLLELALIRLMEVIGEAAGRISSDTRAQLPDIPWSDVVAMRNRLIHGYDSVDHDILWDTITHDLPPLLRAVDQLIQQLSEE
- a CDS encoding Uma2 family endonuclease encodes the protein MEAPTIVETAPRRKGMSYEAYLALPEGGIVEWVEGEAIFHVPTVPIHQDISVLISALMRFFVGHLALGRVLTAPVEVKLWPGGPSREPDILFVGHEKLAQIDDRRFNGAPDLVVEIVSPGSVTIDRVDKFREYERAGVGEYWIIDPRHQKQQADFYVRDDQGLFTPIDISDEGIYTATLLPGFRLQIAWLWQPDAVNVQRALAGMLADAPGLSAELRTVYREMARLLS
- a CDS encoding BrnT family toxin; this translates as MRFTWHEPKRLLTLEKRGLDFADAELVFEGPTFTFEDDRRDYGEQRWVTIGLMRDKVVVIVHTETEDEIRIISLREAEKDEQRHFFSNL